In Intestinibacillus sp. Marseille-P6563, a single genomic region encodes these proteins:
- a CDS encoding 3-hydroxyacyl-CoA dehydrogenase family protein produces the protein MEIKTVTVIGANGTMGCNISGIFASFGNAKVYMACRSMDKAQKAVSRAAKSVRAEAIAENLVPATFDDLPKCVAESDLIFESVSETFATKEDIIHRIADYVRPEAILATGTSGLSIDKLAEMYPEHLRSRFLGMHFFNPPYMMTLCEIIPSEYTDKDLTAFLMQYAKEKLVRTVVKVADTAAFLGNRIGFQFINEACQYAEMYKDNGGIDYIDAILGQFTGRNMPPLATADFVGLDVHKAIVDNVYANTKDYARSTFILPDYMQKLIDEGKLGRKVKEGLYKTVVNEAGKKTQYVYDIDSGEYREKMRYSFPFAKKMIDYLHQGDYKMAFDSLMHNHSIEAEICLSFLIKYVLYSVTAVKLASDDIHAADAAMATGFGWVPPLAVIDALGGKDAFMKLAQERLSSELLARIKLKETLKDLPECSHYDFRSYFKGKQ, from the coding sequence TTGGAAATCAAAACCGTAACAGTCATTGGTGCGAACGGTACCATGGGCTGCAACATCTCGGGTATCTTCGCGTCCTTTGGCAACGCGAAAGTTTACATGGCCTGCCGCAGCATGGACAAGGCGCAGAAGGCGGTTTCGCGTGCGGCGAAATCGGTTCGTGCAGAAGCCATCGCGGAAAACCTGGTGCCTGCAACGTTTGACGACCTGCCGAAGTGCGTCGCCGAATCGGACCTGATCTTCGAATCGGTTTCGGAGACCTTTGCCACCAAGGAAGATATCATCCATCGCATTGCCGACTATGTACGTCCGGAAGCCATTCTGGCCACCGGTACTTCGGGTCTGTCGATCGACAAGCTGGCCGAAATGTATCCGGAGCATCTGCGTTCGCGCTTCCTCGGCATGCATTTCTTCAACCCCCCGTACATGATGACCCTGTGTGAGATCATCCCGAGCGAGTACACCGACAAGGACCTGACTGCTTTCCTGATGCAGTATGCCAAGGAAAAGCTGGTCCGCACGGTGGTCAAGGTGGCCGATACGGCCGCTTTCCTGGGCAACCGCATCGGTTTCCAGTTCATCAATGAGGCGTGCCAATACGCAGAGATGTACAAGGACAACGGCGGCATCGATTACATTGACGCCATCCTGGGCCAGTTTACCGGCCGTAACATGCCGCCGCTTGCAACGGCAGACTTCGTCGGCCTGGACGTACACAAGGCGATCGTAGACAACGTATATGCCAACACCAAGGACTACGCCCGCTCGACCTTCATCCTGCCCGACTACATGCAGAAGCTGATCGACGAAGGCAAGCTCGGCCGCAAGGTCAAGGAAGGCCTGTACAAGACCGTCGTCAACGAGGCAGGCAAGAAGACCCAGTATGTTTACGACATTGACTCGGGCGAATACCGCGAAAAGATGCGTTATTCCTTCCCCTTCGCCAAGAAGATGATCGACTACCTGCACCAGGGCGACTACAAGATGGCTTTCGATTCCCTGATGCACAACCACTCGATCGAGGCCGAGATCTGCCTGTCCTTCCTGATTAAATATGTTCTGTACTCGGTGACCGCTGTCAAGCTGGCTTCGGACGATATCCATGCGGCCGACGCAGCCATGGCGACCGGCTTCGGCTGGGTACCCCCGCTTGCTGTCATCGACGCGCTGGGCGGCAAGGATGCATTTATGAAGCTTGCCCAAGAGCGCCTGTCGAGCGAACTGCTTGCGCGTATCAAGCTCAAGGAAACCCTGAAGGACCTGCCGGAATGCTCGCATTACGATTTCCGCAGCTACTTCAAGGGCAAGCAATAA